GCGGGCATGGAAAATCTTCTGTTCGATTTCCTCCCCGAAATTATCCGCCACGCTGCCCACGAACGTACCTTGCGAGAGATTGGCGATTTTGGATGCAGGAATAAGCGAATCCATCTGCGTGTTGATGGAAGTCGAGGTATCTTGCCGGTTGATGGAGAGCGACTGCCGTTGTTGCAGGATTTTACCGAAACGTTCCGAGAGATTCTTGGCCGTTTCTCCCACGACCTGCCCGCTGAAAATATTGCCCACCGTATTTTGGATCACTTTCGCCTCCTTGTCCCCGTAATCCCTTGCTAACTGACTGAAATCCTGAAAACCGAGACAGACGGCCACCTTGTTGCTTCGGGCAGTGGCGATCAGATTGTCGATACCCCGAAAATATATGGTAGGAAGTTCGTCAATGATGATAGAGGATTTAAGCTGTCCTTTCTTGTTTACCAGTTTCACGATTCTGCTGTTGTACAGTCCGAGCGCGGCGGAATAAATGTTCTGCCTGTCCGGATTATTCCCCACGCAAAGGATTTTCGGGTGTTCGGGATTGTTCAGGTCAAGCGTGAAATCATCGCCCGTCATCACCCAGTACAGTTGCGGGGAAATCATCCTCGAAAGGGGGATTTTCGCGCTCGCGATCTGGCCTTGGAGCTGGTCCTGCGCGCCCCCTTGCCAGGCATCCATAAACGGGCTCAGATAATTTTCCAAAGCGGGATAAGAGGTCAGAATCGTGAAGATATCCGCGTAGGGCTTGTTCAGAAATTCGATGGCGTGCGGGAACGTGCAGTATTTCCCGCCCCTGTAAATCCGCAAATACCAGATAATTGCCGCAAGCAGGATAATCGGCGACTCCACGAAGAAATCACCCTGTTTCTGTATCCAGGTCTTGTTCAAATTGAGCATGATGGTATAGGCACTTTCATAGGCGTCCGAGATGTCCGCCATGAATTTCGGGTTGATGGGATTGCAACGGTGCGAGCGGCGCGGGTCATCGAAATTGATGACGTAAAATTCGGGCTTCACCTTGTATTTGTCGAGATTCTTGAGCAGTTCGTTGTAGGCGATAATGGAGAGGTCATCGAATTTGTAGTCATAGATATATACAGCGAACCCTTTGGATATCTGCTGTTTGATATAGCTGTTTACCACCGCGAAACTCTTTCCCGATCCGGGAGTGCCCAACACGATAGTGGCCCTGAAAGGATTGACGATATTGATCCAGCCGTCCCATTCTTTCTTCTGGTACACGAACTTGGTGGGCAGATTTACCGAGTATTCGTTTTCCATCAGGACGGTGTTCTGCATGAATGATTCATTCTCCATGTTGAACACGTCATCCATCAGGTCGTTTTTCAGCATACGGCTTACCCACACGCCGGCCATCAGCATCAGGATATATCCGGTCGTGAGCGTTGCCGTGTACAGTCCGGCCTTGGCTATGGAAGATACCGGCAGTTCCAGCATCCACCAGTTCATGAAGAACAGCACCAGCCCGCCGAGAAAGAAGGCATAAATTTTATTCCAGGTCATATCCCGGTTCTTGACCCCTTTCGTGCCCAGACAGGAAAGGGCGAGAAATATGAGCGCGAATACCTTTGTCAATAGAAGGCTCCTGAACAGTCCCGCAGTCCGTTGGAAGTTCAGCAGGATCTTATCCACAATTCCGATGGAGATACCCATGTCGGAAAATGCCTGATAACAGTACCAGTACACATGAATCACTAAAAACAGGATGGATACGGCCCGCATGAACTCCATTGTCTTGGCCAATCCGCGAATGTCGTCTTCTTGTTGCATAATCGTAGATTTTAATTGAATGAATAATCGGGTTTCAAAGGCCGCGTGAACGGCGTTTTTTCTTTTTCTTCTTTTGCAGCATTCGCGCGAGGGCTTCCTCTTGCGCGTCAGCACCGTTGGCATCGAAAGAAAACATGCCGAAGACCTGCTCGATGGAACTCTCCATGTCACCGGAGCGGAGCGACTGCATATCCTCGCCGAACAAGGGGGCTTGCGGCAGGACGGCATCTTCCGGAGAGCGGAATAGTTTCTCGAACACGTTGGCGGAAAATTCTTTTCCCAACCGGGAACCGTTGTACACCTCCTTGTTGTTATGGTCGATAAACGTGACCCCGTAGATGCGGCCTTCATCGTTGGTTCTAAAAACCGTGTCGATGCCCCGTTCACGCAACAGCTCCGTGAACGCTTCCTTACTGCCCATGCAGCCGTGCATGGCAAGTGCCACATCGTTCCGGATTTTCGGTTGCCATTTCTTCGCCTTGAACTCCCCGGTGTTGTATCGGAGCCGTTTCTCCACCCCCTGATACCCGAAACGTTTGTCGATAAGCGAGGACTTGATGGGTGCGCTGACCGCCTTGCCGTTGTCGTCCGTAACGGCATAGACAATGCCCGTGTAGGGAACGCCCCCGTGTTCCCCCTTGACCTGTTTGGCTTCGATGTTGAAACAGGAAAGCAGGGCGCTGTACTCGCCGAATGTCTGGAAACAGTAGGCCGTGAAGACGCTTTTGAGGATATTGGATACCTGCCGTTTCAGGTCGCCTTGCGTGTAGTCAGCTTTTTTCAGGTAAATGCCGAGCTGTTCATCCTTCTTGTCCGCGTGTTGCTTTAACCCGAACTCCCGTTCCAGTTCCCGGCAGGCTTTCATCGAACGGTTCCACTCGTAGGCATCATCTATCTTTTCGCCTTTCTCGTTCACGCAGGTGGAAACGATGTGGATATGCCGACGGCCGATGTCCTCGTGCATATATACAATGTACGGCTGGTCGCCGTACCCCATTTTATCCATGTACTCCTTTG
The window above is part of the Butyricimonas paravirosa genome. Proteins encoded here:
- the mobC gene encoding conjugal transfer protein MobC, with product MQQEDDIRGLAKTMEFMRAVSILFLVIHVYWYCYQAFSDMGISIGIVDKILLNFQRTAGLFRSLLLTKVFALIFLALSCLGTKGVKNRDMTWNKIYAFFLGGLVLFFMNWWMLELPVSSIAKAGLYTATLTTGYILMLMAGVWVSRMLKNDLMDDVFNMENESFMQNTVLMENEYSVNLPTKFVYQKKEWDGWINIVNPFRATIVLGTPGSGKSFAVVNSYIKQQISKGFAVYIYDYKFDDLSIIAYNELLKNLDKYKVKPEFYVINFDDPRRSHRCNPINPKFMADISDAYESAYTIMLNLNKTWIQKQGDFFVESPIILLAAIIWYLRIYRGGKYCTFPHAIEFLNKPYADIFTILTSYPALENYLSPFMDAWQGGAQDQLQGQIASAKIPLSRMISPQLYWVMTGDDFTLDLNNPEHPKILCVGNNPDRQNIYSAALGLYNSRIVKLVNKKGQLKSSIIIDELPTIYFRGIDNLIATARSNKVAVCLGFQDFSQLARDYGDKEAKVIQNTVGNIFSGQVVGETAKNLSERFGKILQQRQSLSINRQDTSTSINTQMDSLIPASKIANLSQGTFVGSVADNFGEEIEQKIFHARIIVDTEKVAAETKAYKKIPVINEFKDSEGNDIMQQQIERNYTRIKADVVQIIEDEMERIANDPNLRHLLPQEDGKQEKQ
- the mobB gene encoding conjugal transfer protein MobB, translating into MVAKINRGASLYGAIAYNQQKVGDSHARIISGNRMIADITDSPERLMQRTMWAFESYLLANRNTEKPILHISLNPSPEDKLTDAQFANLAKEYMDKMGYGDQPYIVYMHEDIGRRHIHIVSTCVNEKGEKIDDAYEWNRSMKACRELEREFGLKQHADKKDEQLGIYLKKADYTQGDLKRQVSNILKSVFTAYCFQTFGEYSALLSCFNIEAKQVKGEHGGVPYTGIVYAVTDDNGKAVSAPIKSSLIDKRFGYQGVEKRLRYNTGEFKAKKWQPKIRNDVALAMHGCMGSKEAFTELLRERGIDTVFRTNDEGRIYGVTFIDHNNKEVYNGSRLGKEFSANVFEKLFRSPEDAVLPQAPLFGEDMQSLRSGDMESSIEQVFGMFSFDANGADAQEEALARMLQKKKKKKRRSRGL